Genomic DNA from Stigmatopora argus isolate UIUO_Sarg chromosome 13, RoL_Sarg_1.0, whole genome shotgun sequence:
cggagggactccacagactcatgcagggggtgggaggtgctgtccatgatggacattttcctggtcagcatcctccgctctcccacttcctccacagagtccaaaggacagcccagaatagagctggccctcctgaccagcttattcagcctgttcctgtccctctccgtgctcccgcatccccaacagagcactgcataaaacactgtagatgccaccacagtgtcgtaaaaagtcctcagcagtgtcctgcacactccaaaggacagttgactcctcagtaggtagaggcggctctggtcccttttatacagggcatctatgtttgtggaccagtctagtttgttgttgaggtgaacacccaggtacttaaaattctccacaatttcaatgtctgtaccctggatgttcacctgagtggtctgttgaggattcctccaaaaatcgatgaccatttcctttgtcttactggtgttgatgtagaggtggttttgcctacaccagtcaacaaaggctgtgatgactcccctgtactccaggtcgttcccgtccgtcactcgtccaacaatagcggtgtcgtcagagaacttctggaggtggcaggtgtctgtattatgtttgaagtctgatgtgtagagggagaagaggagtggggagagcactgtgccttgtggggcccccgtgctgcaagctaccacatcagacgtacagtcctggagtctaacatattgtggtctgtcagtgaggaagtcgatgatccatgcagctaggtggttccttactccagcctcttccagtttccctatcagtagaaccggctgaatggtgttgaacgcactggagaggtcaaaaaacatcattctcagcgtgcttcccgtgttctccaggtgtgaaagagacctgtgcatcaggtaggtggtagcatcttccacaccaatgcctggacaataggcgaactgcagagggtccagctctgcattcatcagggggctgaggtgattgaggatgatcctctccaatgtcttgatcaggtgagaggttaatactaccggcctgaagtggtttggctccctggggttcgcagtctttggaactgggaccacacaggaagttttccacaaggtggggaccttctgcagactggggctgaggttgaaaatatgcagaatcactttgccaagctgatccgcacactctctcagcagtctggagctgaggccgtctggaccggtagccttccttgcctcaatcttctttagctgttttatcacctgatcgacagtaatgcatagaccggtggaagagggggaggaagaggaggaggaggaggagaacgaggggggagagttgcttctggtctggggggtcagggagtgggggcaggactgaatctgttaaagaactgattcagttcattggcccactccctgtctccggactccgggtctctctcactgttgcctccatggcccgaaatggtcctcaagctcctccagatctctttggtgttgcctctctggagttggttctctagcttcctcctgtagatggtctttgttgttgtatgtttttttatgttcaatTATTCAAACTGCCAAAGGAAGTTTTGACATAGCTACGTAAAATTGGTAGGagtttttgtttacaaaaaagaTCATAGAAACCACCAGGCCTAAATGAGACACATAAAAATTGTCCAAGAGTGAGAATGTCTGACACAAGGCCAAAaacaacttggaaaaaaatgcaacaaaagatcgcaattgagctttttttaaatttattttttcaaaacttaCTTATTGGGGCTTTGTGGatctatgaatgaaaattgTCAGATGATCACAACTGCCAAGTCAATAATTGACTCTACCCATCAAacagaaaagaacattttagcaCATCCATGACATAGAAGAGAAGAACAAATAGTATAAGAGTTACATGGATGAATCACGTTATAGTGGCGCTAACACCTACACACTGGGTATGCATACTACATGAGCAATTTGGAAGTTTCATGCGTGTCAACGTGTGCAAGCTTGTTTCCCCACACAAATCTATCATGAAAAGGCGGAATTATCTTTACAACAAAAAGCCTTGTTTCCATTattgtgatgatgatgatgacgatgatatGAACGCTTTGCTTTTTAATCAATCCATTTTTGCAATTGGAAATGGGGCAAATCAAACAACAGATATTAACAAAGGTTGCAGCACTAtttaggtatttatttatttttatttttatgcattgcattatttttgttgtgtCTCACACAGTGCAATTTGAGTGCGATATTTGACGAAATCACGGATTCTGCCACTTTTCAGGGCCCTCCATAGATGCATATTGATCCATATCCATGAAGCATAGGACTCGTAATTATGCGGCTTGTCAGCAGTAGTTGTGACATCATACATTGCGAACTTGAACCAACTATGATCCAATCCGATTTTCTTGGGGGCGGTACTCCAAGCTATATATGAAGCTGACCTGAGAGGAGTTTGGATAGAACGCTGTCCAAGCGGCAGCTTCTGAATGGAAAACAGCGTCCAATCAGAGCTCTGCTTTCCACAGCTAGCCAACCTGTCCTGCAGGAAGTCCATGGTTGAATCAACTGGAGACACTATTTTGAATGTTCTACTTTCTTTGACCTGCGCCTTCACTGTGCTGCTCAATTTGCTTGTCATTGTTGCCATCTCTCATTTCAGGCACGTGTTGTTTTTTATCTTACGTTGTCTATTACTTGATTTTGTCATGATTGTCAGGACTCGGAAATTGTTGTTTAATCCAATTAAGTGTTGTACaccatattttttgtcattgtatctttttttattttcttcttgtgAGCAGGCAGCTGCACACTCCCACCAACCTGCTCCTCCTCTCTCTCGCCATCTCCGACTTCCTGGTGGGCCTATTGGCGTGGCCCGGTGAGATCTACATCAAAACATCCTGCTGGGCCTTGGGCGACATAGCTTGCTTTTGCTATCAGTTTGCCACCTTCGTCATCACATCCTCCTCAGTGGGAAACATGGTGTTGATATCAGCTGACCGTTACGTGGCCATTTGCCAACCTCTCCGTTATATCGCCAAAGTCACTGTGAAAAGAAACCGACTGTGTGTTTATCTGTGCTGGTCTTTGTCATTTCTGTTTTGTTGCATTCTTTTGAAGGATCAGCTAGCTCATCCAGAAAATTGTAGCTCCTGCTATGGGGAGTGTGTCATTAATATGGACATGGAAACCGGGATACTAGATTTGGTTGTGACCTTCATCCTTCCTCTCAGCATTATCGTCACGCTGTACACGGGCGTGTTTGTGGTTGCAGTGTCTCAGGCGCGAGCCATGCGTGCTCACGTCACCTGCCGCAAAGTGCCCAATTCCCTCACTTTGGGCGCAAGGAAATCCGAGCTGAAGGCGGCCAGGACTCTCGGGGTTCTGGTTCTCGTCTTCATTCTTTGCTTTAGtccattttacattttctccatcATATCTGATGTGGGCTTTTCATCATCACAATTTATGTCCCTGTTTTATTTCAACTCGTATGTGAATCCTTTGATTTATGCCTTGTTCTACCCCTGGTTCAGGAGAGCTGTGAAACAGATTGTCACTCTCCGCATACTGCAGCCTGGTTCCCGTGAGGCCAAAGTGGTGTAGACAATTTGAAGAATACttttattttaccatatgtACGTGTATGCAGCACTAATTTGATGTTTTATCTGAAGAGAGCAGCTGGCTGTTACCATGATCAGATGTAAGAGCAATATTGATTGCACTTTATCTATGGAGTTAAAATATTGCTTTGAAACATGCGTGACCTGTTTCTGTGGACTGTACAAATAGAAATGGAATAAATGTCAATGAGTGAAGTAAGTCTGAACAGTTATTaagcatgaataaaaataacacataaAAAGAAGTATAAAATCAAAGTGAACCAAAAAGTTTCAAAGACCCAGTTGCAAACATGTCAAATTATAATACATAGTACTATATTTTATGATTTAAGGAGTGGTCACTGCACTTTATAATGGCTGAAAGCATTACTTGACCTCACTGTGATTCGTGGTATGTCATAATAATTGCACTTTAATAACTTTCTCCCCCCCAAAATTTATGGACCAACAACAATCAAATACTATACATAAAGGAGAAAGAATGAAGTCAGGAGATTGTGGGAGCCGGCAGGGGGCACATGTCTCACGGCAAAAGGGCGGCGCACACGGATGCAGCGgctttttgctctccagtttggtgttttcttttctcaatcctatcgttatttaccaacatctgcgaggcaaacttttcctacagtcgccacgacttaatttctatcggaaggagatgcgatatatccaatgtcacaacgaactaccaacgaacctacgatatccccgagggcatctcgagacctccgggatctccgtggatagtcagcccactcaaagcacgtcggaggaggcgaaggcggtggagagaaaggaagcaaaagcgcgcttgtcgggcgggccttgctgctaagccaagtcaacaaccacaccgagcaccgcttccgagtatctttttgaccaacgccagatccatcacccacaaaatggatgagttggaacttcgaattgctaccaacagctttgtttagaactgtaacattattctcatcacggaaacgtggctacacccgcaaatccctgacgctgcggtatcgctagctagccgaacgctttttcggaacgatcgttcaaaggaactaacaggcaaaagcagaggagggggactttgcttgttcatacataataaattgtgtggtgacagtaggatcattgacactcactgttccccggacttagagctatgggcagtacgatgtaggccctactatctaccgagagagctaacggtcgtcatagtaacggcgatctatattcctcctgatgctaacgtcaacacggcattaaacctcctgctaatggctgtaaacaaacaacagcttgaccaccccgatggagtctgtattgttgctggtgactttaacagagcatgtttaaagactgttctacctaagtttatccaatacgtaaaatgtcacacgaggggagacaaaactcttgaccatgtttattctaacatcaaacatgcttacaaagccacttccctccctcacctagctggatcagatcacctctgtctagccctcaccccagcatacactccattccggaggcccaacaaggccacaaataaagacaataaaaacttggcccgaggatgccctttctcagctgcaggactgttatttccgcaccaactgggaacactttgaacacgacaacctccaggactatacggacgctgtactttcctatatcaaaaactgcatggacgacggcactagaaataaacaaatacgggtttttcctaaccaaaaaccctggatgaccaaggagacacaggcactcatcaaatgccgtaacaccgctttcagatcaggggacaagatgaaatatagagctgccagagctgagctgaaaagaggcattaaaaaggccaaggcagaatatactaagaaaattgaggagcacttcacagaaaataacccaaagaagatgtggcagggaatacgacatattaccaactacaataacaataatgtgtctgttaacgcagatgcctcactagcggaggaactgaaccgtttctttgcccgctttgagactgacaaatcagacccagtctcaacacccccgccactaccctgcagcaatacactgaagttccaggaacaggaagtgagactggaaatgcggtctgtgaataccaggaaggctgctggacctgatggagtacctgggaaggtgctc
This window encodes:
- the LOC144086910 gene encoding trace amine-associated receptor 13c-like, producing the protein MENSVQSELCFPQLANLSCRKSMVESTGDTILNVLLSLTCAFTVLLNLLVIVAISHFRQLHTPTNLLLLSLAISDFLVGLLAWPGEIYIKTSCWALGDIACFCYQFATFVITSSSVGNMVLISADRYVAICQPLRYIAKVTVKRNRLCVYLCWSLSFLFCCILLKDQLAHPENCSSCYGECVINMDMETGILDLVVTFILPLSIIVTLYTGVFVVAVSQARAMRAHVTCRKVPNSLTLGARKSELKAARTLGVLVLVFILCFSPFYIFSIISDVGFSSSQFMSLFYFNSYVNPLIYALFYPWFRRAVKQIVTLRILQPGSREAKVV